GTCACCGGATGGATTCCAGCACGCGCTTGCGGATGAGATCCACGACATGCTGGAAGTCCTGGCTACGCAGGAGCGCTACCTCGACTTGCGCTTGCCGGATGGGCGCACCGTGCGCTCACGGGTATTGTTCGTGGATGTTGCAGCGCGCCAGTTTACGCTTGAGGGCTGCGAGAACGAATCCGACAACCAGGCGGTACTGGCCAGCGCACAGAGCGAGCTTTCGACCGTGCTCGACGATGTCTCGGTCACGCTTGCCCTGGGCGCCGCGAAGCGCTGCGTGTTCGCCGGCGCGACCGCATTCGCCGTGCCGCTCCCGACGATGCTGTCCCAGGTGCAGCGGCGGCGCGACTACCGGGCAGAGACGCTGGACTACAACTACACGTTCGAGGCCCCGTTGCCTGACGGCACCGCACTCGTCCTGGACATAGCCGACTTATCGGCTTCCGGCGTGGGGCTGCGCTCGCGCACGCCAGGGACAACCGCACTGGCCGTCGGGGCGGTGCTCCCCAGAGGCATCCTCAGCTTTGGCTCGCTGGCCAGGCTCGAAGTCAGCGTGCGCGTCGTGCGTTACCAACTGGTGAACACGGCCGATGATGTGGTACACCACTACGGCTGCGAATTCGTCGCGTTCGATCAGGCTGCCTTGCTCGCCTGAGCCCCCCCTCCCGGAGCCATCCATGTACCGCTCGCATCGCCTCTTCGGCGCCCTGCTGCTTTCGATGTTCTCGCTGACAGCAACGGCACGCGACTCGCT
The Cupriavidus basilensis DNA segment above includes these coding regions:
- a CDS encoding flagellar brake protein yields the protein MNKLDPASINPPSPDGFQHALADEIHDMLEVLATQERYLDLRLPDGRTVRSRVLFVDVAARQFTLEGCENESDNQAVLASAQSELSTVLDDVSVTLALGAAKRCVFAGATAFAVPLPTMLSQVQRRRDYRAETLDYNYTFEAPLPDGTALVLDIADLSASGVGLRSRTPGTTALAVGAVLPRGILSFGSLARLEVSVRVVRYQLVNTADDVVHHYGCEFVAFDQAALLA